In Toxotes jaculatrix isolate fToxJac2 chromosome 12, fToxJac2.pri, whole genome shotgun sequence, the following are encoded in one genomic region:
- the LOC121191307 gene encoding hexokinase-4-like, which produces MSNTEANGQSITQVSKKAKMSGDTTTLHLDGIPPDTLSKVQNYLDHFQLSLEKLHEVSVRLEKDLVRGLGKHSHHRAAVKMLPTFVRATPDGTEKGDFLALDLGGTNFRVLHVRVVEEEQRVLKMDSQICAIPQEIMLGTGEQLFDHIAACLGDFLDSQDLKRQTLPLGFTFSFPCEQKEIDKSILIRWTKGFNCSGVEGKDVVKLLKEAIHRRGDYDIGSVAMVNDTVGTMMSCGYKDQSCEIGMIIGTGTNACYMEEMKNVKRVEGEDGRMCINTEWGGFGDGDNGSLKDIQTEFDRMVDKMSINPGVHTFEKMISGMYLGEIVRLLLVRLTEERVLFNGQTSEALQTPGRFVTKFISEIEEEDRGLENAQDILTELGLKWTPVDVRVVRLVCDTISSRSARLCAAALATIANRIRVNRGLDHLKTTVGVDGTVYRKHPNFSEKLQATVRLLAPKCSITFLVSEDGSGKGAAMVTAVAQRLALQSRLLEDSDGEDEEEEEEDK; this is translated from the exons ATGAGCAACACAGAAGCAAACGGTCAGAGCATCACACAGGTTTCCAAGAAGGCTAAAATGAGCGGAGACACCACAACCCTGCACTTGGACGGCATCCCTCCAGACACGCTCAGTAAG gtgcAGAATTACCTGGATCATTTCCAACTGTCTCTGGAGAAGCTGCATGAGGTTTCTGTTCGGCTGGAGAAGGATCTGGTCCGAGGTTTGGGGAAACACTCACATCACAGGGCGGCCGTTAAGATGCTGCCCACCTTCGTCAGGGCCACGCCGGACGGGACAG AGAAAGGCGACTTCCTGGCGCTGGACCTCGGGGGAACAAACTTCCGCGTGCTTCACGTCcgtgtggtggaggaggagcagagggtgCTGAAGATGGACAGTCAGATCTGTGCCATCCCACAGGAAATCATGCTGGGAACCGGAGAACAG ttGTTCGACCACATCGCGGCCTGCCTCGGCGATTTCCTCGACTCTCAGGATCTCAAACGACAAACTCTCCCTCTGGGCTTCACCTTCTCCTTCCCCTGTGAACAGAAAGAAATCGAcaag AGCATCCTGATCCGCTGGACCAAAGGCTTCAACTGCTCCGGAGTGGAGGGAAAAGACGTGGTCAAGTTACTGAAAGAGGCCATTCACCGGAGGGGG gaCTATGATATAGGCTCGGTTGCCATGGTGAACGACACGGTGGGCACGATGATGAGCTGCGGCTACAAAGACCAGAGCTGTGAGATCGGCATGATCATCG gtaCGGGAACCAACGCCTGCTAcatggaggagatgaagaacgTGAAGCGCGTGGAGGGCGAGGACGGGCGGATGTGCATCAACACGGAGTGGGGCGGCTTCGGAGACGGAGACAACGGCTCGCTGAAAGACATCCAGACAGAGTTCGACAGGATGGTGGACAAAATGTCCATCAACCCTGGCGTCCACAC CTTCGAGAAGATGATCAGCGGCATGTATTTGGGAGAAATTGTTCGACTGCTGCTGGTGAGGCTGACGGAGGAGAGGGTGCTGTTTAACGGTCAGACGTCAGAGGCGCTGCAGACCCCGGGAAGATTCGTCACGAAGTTCATCTCTGAGATCGAAGA GGAGGACAGAGGTCTGGAAAATGCCCAGGACATCCTGACCGAGCTGGGTCTGAAATGGACTCCGGTCGACGTCCGTGTGGTGCGTCTGGTCTGCGACACCATCTCCTCACGCTCTGCCCGTCTCTGCGCCGCCGCTTTGGCAACCATCGCCAACCGTATCCGTGTCAACCGTGGGCTGGACCACCTGAAGACCACTGTGGGGGTGGATGGGACAGTCTACAGGAAACACCCCAA CTTCAGCGAGAAGCTCCAGGCGACGGTGCGCCTCCTCGCCCCCAAGTGTAGCATCACCTTCCTCGTCTCGGAGGACGGCAGCGGGAAGGGCGCTGCCATGGTAACGGCTGTGGCTCAGCGGCTGGCTCTCCAGTCCCGGCTGTTAGAGGACAGTGACGgtgaggacgaggaggaggaggaggaagataaaTAA